In Labrus bergylta chromosome 5, fLabBer1.1, whole genome shotgun sequence, the genomic window GGGAACCCTCCACCAGAACTGTACCCTCAACCACAGGCTCCCCGGCGTGCTCAGGCGGTGGACCTGCCTGGAATACTGTACAGCCTCTCCAGAGAGGGCCCTTCATTAGACAGTGACTACTCCCAAGATAGCACAGATGACGGGAGTGACTGGACGTCTTCGCTCATGAGCCGCAGCCGCAACCGTCAGCCCTTAGTACTGGGGGACAATGTCTTTGCCGACCTTGTGGGCAACTGGCTCGACTTGCCTGAGGTGGAGAGGGAAGACAtcaaggaggaggagaggaggaagacgagagaggagaggacaatGGATGGAGGGGCAGACAGACCAGACACCCCAGCTCACCCTCTTCGCAACAGTCGCTCACAGGAGATCTGCAAGAAGTTCTCGTTAACCACAAATATCTTCAAGAAGTTCTTGCGCAGCGTCCGGCCTGACAGGGACAAGCTGCTAAAGGAAAGGCCTGGCTGGATGGCTCCTGAGTTGTCTGAGGGTGACATTGTCAAGAGGCCAAAGAAACTGGTTCCAAAGAGTTCCAAAGGCAGTTTTTACCTGCCATTCTGGGCAAACGGACAGCAGGGAAAAGGCAAGATGTGTCCGCATCTGACTGAAACAGAGAGgaaccaccaccaacaccacttCCCCCAGGTCCACCAACAGCCATTTGGTGGGATTTATTTAGACCGGAGACAGCCAGAGGCTGGTCTGGAGAAAATGCAGCCATTGTTTGACTACAACACAGCTGTGTGGGTCTGACAGTGGGTCCAACAGACTGCCAGTGATGCCAGGCTGACTGAGTGACAGGTGCAAGGGGATTTTGGCTGTGCTGGAGTGGGGGATGAATGAAATGAACGAGAGGCTTTGACACAGTTATCTTCCAAAAATGAACCAATGAACTTCGCACCCCCAGCAAAATTATCAGGTTCATCATTTTGTCAGACAATCCAAAAAACCT contains:
- the inka2 gene encoding PAK4-inhibitor INKA2 isoform X2 encodes the protein MKEAGDGLHAQMNSMMGALQELKLLQVQTALESLDISGRPINRGIPHSAPPAQASATAVLTSEKDHSQSMPEVPSPSPMQSPRPSLESRNTFSRDERNLSRNRSSMGTSSSSASSLESESETSERSARSRNDLDSIPKRWSGYTAPQVDFYGPMVGNPPPELYPQPQAPRRAQAVDLPGILYSLSREGPSLDSDYSQDSTDDGSDWTSSLMSRSRNRQPLVLGDNVFADLVGNWLDLPEVEREDIKEEERRKTREERTMDGGADRPDTPAHPLRNSRSQEICKKFSLTTNIFKKFLRSVRPDRDKLLKERPGWMAPELSEGDIVKRPKKLVPKSSKGSFYLPFWANGQQGKGKMCPHLTETERNHHQHHFPQVHQQPFGGIYLDRRQPEAGLEKMQPLFDYNTAVWV
- the inka2 gene encoding PAK4-inhibitor INKA2 isoform X1, whose amino-acid sequence is MEQQLSKPECKNMDACLRRLKQELVSMKEAGDGLHAQMNSMMGALQELKLLQVQTALESLDISGRPINRGIPHSAPPAQASATAVLTSEKDHSQSMPEVPSPSPMQSPRPSLESRNTFSRDERNLSRNRSSMGTSSSSASSLESESETSERSARSRNDLDSIPKRWSGYTAPQVDFYGPMVGNPPPELYPQPQAPRRAQAVDLPGILYSLSREGPSLDSDYSQDSTDDGSDWTSSLMSRSRNRQPLVLGDNVFADLVGNWLDLPEVEREDIKEEERRKTREERTMDGGADRPDTPAHPLRNSRSQEICKKFSLTTNIFKKFLRSVRPDRDKLLKERPGWMAPELSEGDIVKRPKKLVPKSSKGSFYLPFWANGQQGKGKMCPHLTETERNHHQHHFPQVHQQPFGGIYLDRRQPEAGLEKMQPLFDYNTAVWV